A region of Natribaculum luteum DNA encodes the following proteins:
- a CDS encoding DUF420 domain-containing protein has product MATSNARRRLRENPLQVTVLLTVVGYALVAGTFFLELPIYPDLTNAQVNLISHAIAVINTTATVLLVLGWYWIRNDEVDRHRFAMTGAFALILVFLVIYLLKVGGGGEKHIVGVSGPIYYAYLLMLAIHIVLSVVSVPVVLYALILGLTHTPAELRATPHARVGRIAASAWILSLALGVITYVMLNHVYSYEFATMLVP; this is encoded by the coding sequence ATGGCGACTTCGAACGCGAGACGACGGCTCCGCGAGAACCCGCTTCAGGTAACCGTCCTCCTGACTGTCGTCGGATACGCCCTCGTCGCCGGGACGTTCTTCCTCGAGTTGCCCATCTACCCGGACCTGACGAACGCGCAGGTGAACCTGATCAGCCACGCCATCGCCGTCATCAACACGACGGCGACGGTGTTGCTCGTCCTCGGCTGGTACTGGATTCGCAACGACGAGGTCGACAGACATCGGTTCGCGATGACCGGCGCGTTCGCCCTCATCCTCGTCTTTCTCGTCATCTATCTGTTGAAAGTCGGCGGCGGTGGCGAGAAACACATCGTGGGCGTCTCCGGGCCGATCTACTACGCCTACCTCCTGATGCTCGCCATCCACATCGTGCTGTCGGTCGTCTCCGTGCCGGTCGTCCTCTACGCGCTGATCCTCGGGCTGACCCACACGCCGGCCGAACTGCGAGCGACGCCACACGCCAGGGTCGGTCGGATCGCCGCCAGTGCGTGGATCCTGAGTCTCGCCCTCGGCGTGATCACGTACGTGATGCTCAACCACGTCTACAGCTACGAATTCGCGACGATGCTCGTTCCGTAG
- a CDS encoding phosphoenolpyruvate hydrolase family protein — protein MEFTRDESLSRLEATVEDGEPIIGAGAGTGISAKFAERGGVDLLIIYNSGRYRMNGRGSLAGLLPYGDANEIVLEMGREVLPVVEDTPVLAGVNGTDPFRQMDVFVEDLRRRGFSGVQNFPTVGLIDEDSGFRQNLEETGMGYDREVDMIQEASEQGMLTCPYVFSEEQAREMTEAGADVVVSHMGLTTSGDIGAETALDLEAAAERVQSHHDAAKEVDEDVLVICHGGPIAWPDDAEYVLQNTEGVVGFFGASSVERLPTEEAIENQTREFKEIDY, from the coding sequence ATGGAGTTTACCAGAGACGAGTCACTGTCACGACTCGAGGCGACGGTCGAGGATGGCGAACCGATCATCGGCGCGGGTGCGGGGACCGGTATCTCGGCGAAGTTCGCCGAACGCGGCGGCGTCGACCTGCTTATCATCTACAACTCCGGGCGGTACCGGATGAACGGCCGGGGATCGCTCGCCGGCCTGCTGCCCTACGGTGACGCGAACGAGATCGTCCTCGAGATGGGCCGGGAGGTGCTCCCCGTCGTCGAGGACACCCCGGTACTCGCGGGCGTCAACGGCACCGACCCGTTCCGGCAGATGGACGTCTTCGTCGAGGACCTCAGACGGCGCGGCTTCTCGGGCGTGCAGAACTTCCCGACCGTCGGGCTCATCGACGAGGACAGCGGGTTCCGGCAGAACCTGGAGGAGACCGGCATGGGCTACGACAGGGAGGTCGACATGATCCAGGAGGCCAGCGAGCAGGGGATGCTGACCTGCCCCTACGTCTTCTCCGAGGAGCAGGCCCGCGAAATGACCGAGGCCGGTGCCGACGTCGTCGTCTCGCACATGGGGCTTACGACCTCCGGCGACATCGGCGCCGAGACGGCCCTGGACCTCGAGGCGGCGGCCGAACGGGTCCAGTCCCACCACGACGCCGCGAAGGAGGTCGACGAGGACGTGCTGGTCATCTGCCACGGCGGGCCGATCGCCTGGCCGGACGACGCCGAGTACGTCCTGCAAAACACCGAGGGCGTGGTCGGCTTCTTCGGTGCCTCGAGCGTCGAACGGCTCCCGACCGAGGAGGCCATCGAGAACCAGACGCGGGAGTTCAAGGAGATCGACTACTGA
- a CDS encoding metal-dependent transcriptional regulator — protein sequence MNTADQYLKAVYLAQRIEDGPASTGTLADMLEVSPASVNEMVGKLEERGLVEHEKYKGATLTDEGLERAHNALQTYCIIERFLANVLEVERFREEARALESVIDDTVAERLDTIIDRRAECPDCFDADADCCEYLELEVGNQAD from the coding sequence GTGAATACGGCAGATCAATACCTCAAGGCGGTCTACCTCGCACAGCGGATCGAAGACGGACCGGCGTCGACGGGCACGCTCGCGGACATGCTCGAGGTGAGCCCGGCGAGCGTCAACGAGATGGTCGGCAAACTCGAGGAACGCGGCCTCGTCGAACACGAGAAGTACAAAGGCGCGACGCTGACCGACGAGGGCCTCGAGCGGGCCCACAACGCCCTTCAGACGTACTGTATCATCGAACGGTTCCTCGCGAACGTCCTCGAGGTCGAACGGTTCCGGGAGGAAGCACGCGCACTCGAGAGCGTCATCGACGACACCGTCGCCGAGCGCCTCGATACGATCATCGACCGCCGGGCAGAGTGTCCGGACTGTTTCGACGCCGACGCCGACTGCTGTGAGTACCTCGAACTCGAGGTCGGCAATCAGGCCGACTGA
- the sufB gene encoding Fe-S cluster assembly protein SufB yields the protein MSSEQDHLKETDTEARFEFKKEERAAVKSEKGLTEEVIRMISEDKDEPEWMLERRLRALKQYQNMPMPTGWPGQPDLSELDIEEIVPYIRPDVDKREGVDDWTELPDEIKDTFDKLGIPEAEKNALSGVGAQYESEIVYQNMQEQWEEKGVIFMNMDQAVKEHPEIVKEHFMTTCVPPSDNKFAALHGAVWSGGSFVYVPEDVTVEMPVQAYFRMNSEGMGQFEHTLIVAEPGSEVHYIEGCSAPRYGTHNLHSGGVEVFVKEDAHVQYSTVQNWSKNTFNLNTKRAIVEENGTMEWVSGSMGSKATMLYPCSILKGRGATDTHITIAFAGEGQDIDTGAKVYHNAPNTKSTIESKSISKDGGRTNYRGLVHIADGAEDSSTAVECDALMFDNESTSDTMPYMEIEESKVDVAHEATVGKIGDEDIFYLQSRGLDDDDAKKMIVAGFIEPITEELPIEYAVELNRLIELEMEGSLG from the coding sequence ATGAGTTCCGAACAAGACCACCTCAAGGAAACCGACACCGAGGCCCGCTTCGAGTTCAAGAAAGAAGAGCGCGCCGCGGTCAAGTCCGAGAAGGGACTGACCGAGGAGGTCATCCGCATGATCTCCGAGGACAAAGACGAGCCCGAGTGGATGCTCGAGCGCCGGCTCCGCGCGCTCAAGCAGTACCAGAATATGCCGATGCCGACGGGCTGGCCGGGCCAGCCGGATCTCTCCGAACTCGATATCGAGGAGATCGTCCCCTACATCCGTCCGGACGTCGACAAGCGCGAAGGCGTCGACGACTGGACGGAGCTGCCCGACGAGATCAAAGACACGTTCGACAAACTCGGCATTCCCGAGGCGGAGAAGAACGCGCTCTCGGGCGTTGGCGCCCAGTACGAGTCCGAGATCGTCTACCAGAACATGCAAGAACAGTGGGAGGAGAAGGGCGTCATCTTCATGAACATGGACCAGGCGGTCAAGGAGCACCCCGAGATCGTCAAGGAACACTTCATGACGACCTGCGTCCCCCCGAGCGACAACAAGTTCGCGGCGCTCCACGGCGCGGTCTGGTCCGGCGGTTCGTTCGTCTACGTCCCCGAGGACGTGACCGTCGAGATGCCGGTCCAGGCGTACTTCCGGATGAACTCCGAGGGGATGGGCCAGTTCGAGCACACGCTCATCGTCGCCGAACCTGGCTCCGAGGTTCACTACATCGAGGGCTGTTCTGCGCCCCGGTACGGAACCCACAACCTCCACAGCGGTGGCGTCGAGGTCTTCGTCAAGGAAGACGCTCACGTCCAGTACTCGACGGTGCAAAACTGGTCGAAGAACACGTTCAACCTCAACACCAAACGCGCCATCGTCGAGGAGAACGGGACGATGGAGTGGGTCTCGGGCTCGATGGGCTCGAAGGCGACCATGCTCTACCCGTGCTCGATCCTCAAGGGTCGCGGCGCGACCGACACCCACATCACGATCGCCTTCGCTGGCGAAGGTCAGGACATCGACACCGGTGCGAAGGTCTACCACAACGCGCCGAACACGAAGTCGACGATCGAGTCCAAGTCGATCTCCAAAGACGGCGGCCGCACCAACTACCGCGGCCTCGTCCACATCGCCGACGGTGCCGAGGACTCCTCGACTGCCGTCGAGTGTGACGCGCTGATGTTCGACAACGAATCCACGTCGGACACCATGCCGTACATGGAGATCGAGGAGTCGAAAGTCGACGTCGCCCACGAGGCGACCGTCGGCAAGATCGGCGACGAGGACATCTTCTACCTCCAGTCGCGTGGACTGGACGACGACGACGCCAAGAAGATGATCGTCGCCGGCTTCATCGAGCCGATCACGGAGGAACTGCCCATCGAGTACGCGGTCGAACTCAACCGCCTCATCGAACTCGAGATGGAGGGAAGCCTCGGATAA
- a CDS encoding cupin domain-containing protein yields MSDNSDDYFVGSEDVSTQVFDWGTLKWMATPDVNDSERLSAGVVQLEPGRGHELHTHPDSDEVLYVVSGEGEQTVAGETREVAAGEMIYIPADVEHGTQNTGWETLKLLAVYAPPGPEDVLAEMPECTVVPAGEFPEQNE; encoded by the coding sequence ATGTCAGACAATTCGGACGACTACTTCGTCGGCAGCGAGGACGTATCGACGCAGGTGTTCGACTGGGGGACGCTCAAGTGGATGGCGACGCCCGACGTGAACGACTCCGAGCGGTTGAGCGCCGGGGTCGTCCAGCTCGAGCCCGGGAGAGGCCACGAACTGCACACTCATCCCGACAGCGACGAGGTCCTCTACGTCGTCTCCGGCGAGGGCGAGCAGACGGTCGCGGGCGAGACGCGCGAGGTCGCTGCGGGCGAGATGATCTACATCCCCGCGGACGTCGAACACGGGACGCAAAACACCGGCTGGGAGACGCTGAAACTGCTCGCGGTCTACGCACCGCCGGGACCAGAGGACGTGCTGGCGGAGATGCCGGAGTGTACGGTCGTCCCGGCTGGCGAGTTCCCCGAGCAGAACGAGTGA
- the sufD gene encoding Fe-S cluster assembly protein SufD, with the protein MSTQVHANLTDEQVREISSGLDEPEWLLETRLEALEALAELDMPDVIRTPGRDWTNLHDLDFETLVDPLDAAEEKDQVGPDEVEVLPWSEAIAEHEDLVREHFGSTVDPQENYLTALSTALFSTGTVIYVPEGVDAEDVTIRTEMNSRSLFNYTLVVTEESSSVTILERQATGSEDVEGERYYSGVVEIVAGENSYVQYGSLQNLSEETYDFTVKRGVADTYATVNFVEGNIGSRLTKTETSTELAGDGSETQIVGAFFGHDDQHFDLDVKVWHRAEHTTADLVTRGVTDDTARSVYEGVQDVGQDAWDTSSYQRENTLMLSDESEADASPKLIINNHDTEASHSATVGQIDQEDLLYMTSRGLTPELAQNMLVEGFFVPVLEEIEVEELRDDLEELIQARLRE; encoded by the coding sequence ATGAGCACGCAGGTACACGCAAATCTGACGGACGAACAGGTACGCGAGATCAGCAGTGGTCTCGACGAGCCCGAGTGGCTCCTAGAGACCCGTCTCGAGGCGCTCGAGGCGCTCGCCGAGCTCGACATGCCCGACGTCATCCGGACGCCGGGTCGCGACTGGACGAACCTTCACGACCTCGACTTCGAGACGCTGGTCGACCCGCTCGACGCCGCCGAAGAGAAAGACCAGGTCGGTCCCGACGAGGTCGAGGTCCTCCCGTGGAGCGAGGCGATCGCCGAACACGAAGACCTCGTTCGCGAGCACTTCGGCTCGACGGTCGACCCCCAGGAGAACTACCTCACGGCGCTCTCGACGGCGCTGTTTAGCACCGGGACCGTGATCTACGTCCCCGAGGGCGTCGACGCCGAGGACGTGACGATTCGTACGGAGATGAACTCCCGGTCGCTGTTCAACTACACGCTCGTCGTCACCGAGGAGTCGAGTTCGGTGACGATCCTGGAGCGCCAGGCGACCGGCTCCGAAGACGTGGAAGGCGAACGCTACTACAGCGGCGTCGTCGAGATCGTCGCCGGAGAGAACAGCTACGTCCAGTACGGGAGCCTCCAGAACCTCTCGGAGGAGACCTACGACTTCACCGTCAAACGCGGCGTCGCCGACACGTACGCGACCGTCAACTTCGTCGAGGGCAACATCGGCTCGCGTCTGACGAAGACCGAGACCTCGACCGAACTCGCCGGCGACGGCTCGGAGACCCAGATCGTCGGTGCGTTCTTCGGTCACGACGACCAGCACTTCGACCTCGACGTGAAGGTCTGGCATCGCGCCGAGCACACGACGGCCGACCTCGTCACTCGCGGCGTCACCGACGACACCGCCCGCTCGGTCTACGAGGGCGTCCAGGACGTCGGGCAAGACGCCTGGGACACGAGCTCCTACCAGCGCGAGAACACGCTGATGCTCTCCGACGAGTCTGAAGCCGACGCCTCGCCGAAGCTCATCATCAACAACCACGACACCGAGGCCAGTCACTCGGCGACCGTCGGGCAGATCGACCAGGAGGACCTGCTGTATATGACCTCCCGCGGTCTCACGCCCGAACTGGCGCAAAACATGCTCGTCGAAGGCTTCTTCGTTCCCGTCCTGGAGGAGATCGAAGTCGAGGAACTCCGCGACGACCTCGAGGAGCTGATCCAGGCCCGGCTGCGCGAGTAA
- a CDS encoding TlpA family protein disulfide reductase, producing the protein MTPPTRRALLGALALGSVSVAGCLGDDGDGDGPSADSVGATDGGDETDADAAAWATTPLEDVVTGETFVVEDFDRPVLLETFAVWCSTCLAQQRAANELHERVGDDVVTVALNVDQNEDAEAVRTHAEEHGFDWYWAVLPPAVTRSLTDQFGQTMANPPSAPVVLRCTDGGARRLEGGVKSADTLAAEVDAGC; encoded by the coding sequence ATGACTCCGCCAACGCGCCGGGCACTGCTCGGTGCTCTCGCTCTCGGAAGCGTCAGCGTCGCGGGCTGTCTCGGTGACGACGGGGACGGCGATGGTCCGTCCGCCGATTCCGTCGGCGCGACAGACGGCGGCGACGAAACCGACGCCGACGCTGCCGCCTGGGCGACCACACCACTCGAGGACGTCGTGACCGGCGAGACGTTCGTGGTCGAAGACTTCGATCGTCCAGTGCTGCTCGAGACGTTCGCAGTCTGGTGTTCGACCTGTCTCGCCCAGCAGCGAGCCGCGAACGAACTTCACGAGCGCGTCGGTGACGACGTCGTCACTGTGGCGTTGAACGTCGACCAGAACGAGGACGCCGAGGCGGTTCGCACCCACGCCGAGGAACACGGCTTCGACTGGTACTGGGCCGTCTTGCCACCAGCCGTGACCCGTAGTCTCACCGACCAGTTCGGCCAGACGATGGCGAACCCCCCGTCTGCGCCGGTCGTCCTGCGATGTACCGACGGCGGCGCTCGTCGGCTCGAGGGCGGTGTCAAGTCCGCGGACACGCTCGCGGCCGAGGTCGACGCCGGCTGCTGA
- a CDS encoding Tm-1-like ATP-binding domain-containing protein codes for MAVVIVGTFDTKGEEIGFARDVIEAAGVDVHVVDVGVMGDPEAEFEPDTAAAEVAQVAGTSLEHLREEADRGEAMEAMGEGAAAVADRLHEEGVLEGILGLGGSGNTSIATTAMRALPVGVPKLMVSTMASGDVEPYVGAKDVAMMYSVADVEGLNQLSREVISNAALATVGMVSSEPDVEVEERPTIGITMFGVTTPCVQTAREYLEDRGYETIVFHATGTGGRAMENLIEQGVIDGVLDVTTTEWADELVGGVLSAGPERLEAAAQAGIPQVVSTGALDMVNFGPEDSVPEEFRDRNLHVHNPQVTLMRTTPEECAELGSIVAEKLSAATGETALALPLEGVSMLSVEGEEFYDPEADAALFEALREGVDENVELLELETDVNDETFARTIAEKLDDYMHEAGLV; via the coding sequence ATGGCGGTCGTCATCGTCGGCACGTTCGACACGAAAGGTGAAGAGATCGGGTTCGCCCGGGACGTGATCGAAGCCGCGGGCGTGGACGTCCACGTCGTCGACGTCGGGGTGATGGGCGACCCCGAGGCCGAGTTCGAACCCGACACCGCCGCCGCCGAGGTCGCCCAGGTTGCCGGCACCAGCCTCGAGCACCTCCGCGAGGAGGCCGACCGCGGCGAGGCGATGGAAGCGATGGGTGAGGGTGCCGCCGCCGTCGCCGACCGTCTCCACGAGGAGGGCGTCCTCGAGGGTATTCTCGGTCTCGGCGGATCGGGCAACACCTCGATCGCCACGACCGCGATGCGGGCGCTTCCAGTCGGCGTCCCGAAGCTGATGGTCTCGACGATGGCCTCCGGCGACGTCGAGCCCTACGTCGGTGCCAAAGACGTCGCCATGATGTACTCGGTCGCCGACGTCGAGGGGCTCAACCAGCTCTCGCGGGAGGTCATCTCGAACGCCGCACTCGCGACCGTCGGCATGGTCTCGAGCGAACCCGACGTCGAGGTCGAAGAACGGCCGACGATCGGGATCACGATGTTCGGCGTCACGACGCCGTGCGTCCAGACCGCCCGCGAGTACCTCGAGGACCGTGGCTACGAGACGATCGTCTTCCACGCGACGGGTACCGGCGGTCGCGCGATGGAGAACCTGATCGAACAGGGCGTCATCGACGGCGTCCTCGACGTGACGACCACCGAGTGGGCCGACGAACTCGTCGGCGGCGTCCTGAGTGCCGGACCCGAGCGTCTCGAGGCGGCAGCACAGGCAGGGATTCCACAGGTCGTCTCTACTGGCGCACTCGACATGGTCAACTTCGGTCCCGAAGACTCGGTACCAGAGGAGTTTCGCGACCGGAACCTCCACGTCCACAACCCGCAGGTGACGCTGATGCGGACGACGCCCGAGGAGTGTGCCGAACTCGGCTCGATCGTCGCCGAGAAACTCTCGGCCGCGACGGGTGAGACGGCGCTCGCCTTGCCGCTCGAGGGCGTCTCGATGCTCTCGGTGGAAGGCGAGGAGTTCTACGATCCCGAGGCCGACGCGGCGCTGTTCGAGGCCCTGCGCGAGGGCGTCGACGAGAACGTGGAACTGCTCGAACTCGAGACCGACGTCAACGACGAGACCTTCGCACGGACGATCGCAGAAAAACTCGACGACTACATGCACGAGGCGGGGCTCGTCTGA
- the leuS gene encoding leucine--tRNA ligase, producing the protein MTRHYDHEEVREFWQYVWDRDDVFALPEDADDPTYVLGMFPYTSGDVHMGHVRNYAITDAYARYRRMQGDDVLHPMGWDAFGLPAENAALERYTDPESWTQACISRMREQLEELGFGYDWSREITTCEPEYYRWNQWLFTRFYEAGLVEYEAAMVNWCPDCETVLADAQVETDDTQQVCWRCETPVERRELDQWFFTITDYADELYEGLEDLEEWPEGVREIQRNWIGRREGAEITFSLPDGDEVNVFSTRPETVYGATFLALSPGHDLVSDLVATDDDLADAVDAVREQTPGEAGYDGVDTGIRATHPLTGDELPVYVAPYVLEDVGTGAVMGVPAHNERDHAFAREHDLPISGVIVPDDGETDLPDEPYTGEGILEGSGEYDGLESAVAGRRMLEEVDAIEPATTYRLRDWLISRQRYWGTPIPIVHCEDCGHVPVPDDDLPVELPEFVHTTGNPLAEQESFVETTCPECGGPARRETDTMDTFVDSSWYFLRYLSPDLEDAPFDAGLADDWLPVDVYVGGDEHATLHLLYVRFFTKALADLGLLEVREPVERLVSQGTVLYDGEKMSASKGNVVAPQEYGAETTRLFVLSAAHPEQDFEWTANNVRGAYDLQQTLYAMVMSFVDEGVSRSERAPRDAYVDGEIDRTIAAVTEEYERFRFHRAVAEIRGLAQLLRRYREHGTPHGDVYRRGLLTLAALVSPMAPHLGEELWNRLRGDGLVVEAAWPEPRRDASAYRLERRLVETTLEDVRDIVDVVDIDDPERIELVAAETWKHRVYDRVRNTERDADVVDRVLDDGTIDAADDDVAAFTAELADRRAELDPLLDAERELAVLERASWLFDDEFGADVTVRRATDDDDLARKASPGKPAIRIS; encoded by the coding sequence ATGACGAGACACTACGACCACGAGGAAGTGAGAGAGTTCTGGCAGTACGTCTGGGATCGTGACGACGTCTTCGCGCTGCCGGAAGACGCCGACGATCCGACGTACGTGCTGGGAATGTTCCCGTACACGTCGGGTGACGTGCACATGGGCCACGTCAGAAACTACGCGATCACGGACGCATACGCCCGGTATCGACGGATGCAGGGCGACGACGTCCTCCACCCGATGGGGTGGGACGCGTTCGGCCTCCCGGCGGAGAACGCCGCCCTCGAGCGGTACACAGACCCCGAGTCCTGGACCCAGGCGTGTATCTCTCGGATGCGCGAACAGCTCGAGGAACTCGGCTTCGGCTACGACTGGTCTCGCGAGATTACGACCTGCGAACCGGAGTACTACCGCTGGAACCAGTGGCTGTTCACCCGGTTCTACGAGGCGGGGCTCGTCGAGTACGAGGCGGCGATGGTCAACTGGTGTCCCGACTGCGAGACGGTGCTGGCCGACGCGCAGGTCGAGACCGACGACACCCAGCAGGTCTGCTGGCGGTGTGAGACGCCCGTCGAGCGGCGCGAACTCGACCAGTGGTTCTTCACGATCACCGACTACGCCGACGAACTGTACGAGGGGCTCGAGGACCTCGAGGAGTGGCCCGAGGGCGTCCGGGAGATCCAGCGCAACTGGATCGGTCGTCGCGAGGGTGCCGAGATTACGTTCTCGCTCCCCGACGGCGACGAGGTCAACGTGTTCAGCACCCGCCCGGAGACCGTCTACGGCGCGACCTTCCTCGCGCTCTCGCCCGGCCACGACCTGGTCTCCGACCTCGTCGCTACCGACGACGACCTCGCCGACGCCGTCGACGCCGTCCGCGAGCAGACGCCGGGCGAGGCTGGCTACGACGGCGTCGACACTGGTATCCGGGCGACCCATCCTCTGACCGGTGACGAGCTGCCGGTCTACGTCGCCCCCTACGTCCTGGAGGACGTCGGCACCGGTGCCGTGATGGGCGTTCCGGCACACAACGAGCGCGACCACGCGTTCGCACGCGAGCACGACCTCCCGATCAGTGGCGTGATCGTCCCCGACGACGGCGAGACGGACCTGCCGGACGAACCCTACACCGGTGAGGGCATCCTCGAGGGAAGCGGCGAGTACGACGGCCTCGAGAGTGCCGTCGCCGGACGGCGCATGCTCGAGGAGGTCGACGCGATCGAACCCGCGACGACCTATCGCCTGCGCGACTGGCTCATCTCCCGGCAGCGCTACTGGGGGACGCCGATCCCGATCGTCCACTGCGAGGACTGTGGCCACGTTCCGGTTCCCGACGACGACCTCCCGGTCGAACTGCCGGAGTTCGTCCACACGACGGGGAATCCGCTCGCGGAACAGGAGTCGTTCGTCGAGACGACCTGTCCCGAGTGTGGCGGCCCCGCGCGCCGGGAGACGGACACGATGGACACGTTCGTCGACTCCTCGTGGTACTTCCTGCGATACCTCTCGCCGGACCTCGAGGACGCGCCGTTCGACGCCGGTCTCGCCGACGACTGGCTGCCGGTCGACGTCTACGTCGGCGGCGACGAACACGCCACGTTGCACCTGCTGTACGTCCGCTTTTTCACGAAGGCGCTCGCGGATCTCGGTCTGCTCGAGGTCCGCGAACCGGTCGAGCGACTCGTCAGTCAGGGGACGGTGCTGTACGACGGCGAGAAGATGTCGGCCTCGAAGGGCAACGTCGTCGCTCCACAGGAGTACGGCGCGGAGACGACACGGCTGTTCGTCCTCTCGGCGGCCCACCCCGAACAGGACTTCGAGTGGACGGCGAACAACGTCCGCGGTGCCTACGACCTCCAGCAGACGCTCTACGCGATGGTCATGTCGTTCGTCGACGAGGGCGTCAGCCGGAGCGAACGTGCGCCCCGGGACGCGTACGTCGACGGTGAGATCGACCGAACGATCGCCGCCGTGACCGAGGAGTACGAGCGGTTCCGGTTCCACCGGGCCGTCGCCGAGATTCGAGGCCTCGCGCAGTTGCTCCGTCGGTACCGGGAGCACGGGACGCCACACGGAGACGTCTACCGTCGTGGACTGTTGACCCTCGCGGCGCTCGTCTCGCCGATGGCACCCCACCTCGGCGAGGAACTGTGGAACAGGCTCCGGGGCGACGGCCTCGTTGTCGAGGCGGCGTGGCCGGAGCCGCGTCGTGACGCGTCGGCGTACCGGCTCGAGCGCCGCCTCGTCGAGACGACCCTCGAGGACGTCCGGGACATCGTCGACGTCGTCGACATCGACGATCCGGAACGAATCGAACTGGTCGCCGCAGAGACGTGGAAACACCGCGTCTACGATCGCGTCCGAAACACCGAGCGCGACGCCGACGTCGTCGACCGAGTACTGGACGACGGCACGATCGACGCGGCCGACGACGACGTCGCGGCGTTCACCGCGGAACTGGCCGATCGTCGGGCAGAACTCGACCCGCTCCTCGACGCCGAGCGCGAACTGGCCGTCCTGGAACGGGCGAGTTGGCTCTTCGACGACGAGTTCGGCGCCGACGTGACGGTTCGAAGGGCGACGGACGACGACGACCTCGCACGGAAGGCTAGCCCCGGAAAGCCTGCGATTCGCATCAGCTGA
- a CDS encoding HalOD1 output domain-containing protein produces MEEGGDSVDSSYRTALSQAVVEAVADAEDVPPEELCPPEYEPLHVVIDPQALDALFEPKADGSPRSSGTVSFTFCGYDVTVDDDGTVTLE; encoded by the coding sequence ATGGAAGAGGGGGGCGATAGTGTCGACTCGTCGTATCGGACGGCGCTGAGCCAGGCAGTCGTAGAGGCCGTCGCTGATGCAGAGGACGTTCCACCAGAAGAGCTGTGCCCCCCAGAGTACGAACCGTTACACGTCGTCATCGATCCGCAGGCGCTCGACGCACTCTTCGAACCGAAAGCCGACGGGAGTCCGCGGAGTTCGGGCACGGTCTCGTTTACGTTCTGTGGCTACGATGTGACAGTCGACGACGACGGAACGGTCACCCTCGAGTGA
- a CDS encoding ferritin-like domain-containing protein, whose product MSLGQRVSSDHQLTRLLQIGVVLEEVVESRAAHHLESLPAAEREAIDEEVRELLAEAADESADHRERLEALIDELDAETVSYEDINELVDARYGAPEDTDGVLYDQLCNEETAYKFYDDLIEAIEASDGKFAVDRDRVLETLRAIREEEKEGVEDVTEIMERRA is encoded by the coding sequence ATGAGTCTGGGACAGCGCGTCTCGAGCGACCACCAGCTCACCCGACTCCTCCAGATCGGAGTCGTGCTGGAAGAGGTCGTCGAGTCACGCGCCGCCCACCACCTCGAGTCGTTGCCCGCAGCCGAACGGGAGGCGATCGACGAGGAGGTGCGAGAGCTGCTCGCCGAGGCCGCCGACGAGTCGGCCGACCACCGCGAGCGTCTCGAGGCGCTGATCGACGAACTCGACGCCGAGACGGTTTCCTACGAGGATATCAACGAACTGGTCGACGCCCGCTACGGCGCGCCGGAGGACACCGATGGCGTCCTCTACGACCAGCTCTGTAACGAGGAGACGGCCTACAAGTTCTACGACGACCTGATCGAGGCGATCGAAGCCTCCGACGGGAAGTTTGCCGTCGACCGCGATCGGGTCCTCGAGACGCTTCGAGCGATCCGCGAGGAAGAAAAAGAGGGCGTCGAAGACGTGACCGAGATCATGGAGCGTCGAGCATGA